Proteins co-encoded in one Papaver somniferum cultivar HN1 chromosome 5, ASM357369v1, whole genome shotgun sequence genomic window:
- the LOC113280228 gene encoding CASP-like protein 4B1: MGLLKYGSLVLRAAAFVFSVISFAIMASIKGFDIFHEFSYILAACVLSTAYTLFQNLRQINYLSTGNLLFESRTSNLLDFLGDQIIAYLLISSASAAAPSISTVKALEDYALENHVTSTKSAASTSMAFLAFFPLALSAMLSCYKLSTKTYI, translated from the exons ATGGGTTTATTGAAGTATGGAAGTTTGGTATTAAGGGCTGCAGCTTTTGTGTTCTCGGTAATTTCATTCGCGATTATGGCTAGTATCAAAGGTTTCGACATATTCCATGAATTCAG TTACATTCTGGCTGCTTGCGTCCTTTCCACGGCATACACACTGTTTCAAAATCTTCGTCAAATCAACTACCTCTCCACCGGAAATCTTCTTTTTGAGTCGCGCACTTCGAATCTCCTTGATTTTCTTGGAGATCAG ATTATCGCGTACCTATTGATATCGTCTGCATCAGCAGCAGCTCCGTCTATATCTACAGTAAAGGCATTGGAAGATTATGCACTAGAAAATCATGTTACATCAACCAAGAGTGCTGCTTCTACCAGCATGGCTTTCTTAGCATTCTTTCCTTTGGCCTTGTCAGCTATGTTATCTTGTTATAAGCTCTCTACCAAAACTTATATATGA